From Topomyia yanbarensis strain Yona2022 chromosome 1, ASM3024719v1, whole genome shotgun sequence, one genomic window encodes:
- the LOC131676753 gene encoding uncharacterized protein LOC131676753 isoform X1, translating into MSKKLPVRMLSQLALAEVAGSIVAAIGNMLQTTYNFGVEPDFTLLIVEINSYLENMGATSAIYEDLLRVILSSDSLEASARFCCLQMLLNESVHTLATEIFPFSYYERILHVIAAQGRGLRQLNMKGVWVKEDTLCYMYEIIKHLPHLTKLTIPHIANDNLLKHIGDYSKNLRHLDVSGDTDITEIGLEYLCYGESKNSFTILDIGSLGEENICHTDIALVLMNLPNLVSLASYSFVGQSLMYILEQKNAAFKCKLAYIHDTKTKPKQLDAIVSTCPNLMDLYLDCPESGILPKLTEVLLRRLKLYKFSCSELFTLLEAIGNSVRHLTVIKGRGTLEIHRLVRCCPNLLDLDFYMMDSLTFSGDRGFHDLQGLEMLSSPISQPGLRSLLSLLTTLKRLAIDAVTFDDDDFCSLVIEKDFYRLEDIWFTTAPHMSMASVEMLMDRCPELQSLGQLSGWSLTPDDVSLLRGILKSCNSALVLSPSTIFP; encoded by the exons ATGTCGAAAAAGTTACCCGTCCGTATGCTGAGCCAGCTTGCGCTGGCGGAAGTTGCCGGTTCGATTGTGGCCGCCATCGGAAACATGTTACAGACGACGTACAATTTTGGCGTGGAGCCGGATTTTACCCTGCTGATTGTGGAAATCAACTCGTACCTGGAGAACATGGGAGCTACCAGCGCCATCTACGAAGATCTGCTGCGGGTAATTCTGTCGTCGGATTCTTTGGAGGCGTCCGCTCGATTCTGCTGTCTGCAGATGCTGTTAAATGAAAGTGTACACACGCTGGCGACGGaaatatttccattttcctACTATGAGCGGATTCTTCATGTCATCGCCGCCCAGGGTAGAGGACTTCGGCAGCTCAACATGAAGGGTGTCTGGGTGAAGGAAGATACCTTGTGCTATATGTACGAAATAATCAAACATCTACCGCATCTGACCAAGTTGACGATTCCGCACATAGCGAACGACAATCTGCTGAAGCACATCGGAGATTATTCCAAGAACCTTCGACATTTGGATGTTAGCGGAGACACGGATATTACGGAGATTGGGCTGGAGTACCTTTGCTATGGCGAGTCAAAGAATAGCTTTACTATTTTGGATATTGGTTCGTTGGGAGAGGAGAACATTTGTCACACGGATATAGCGTTAGTCCTGATGAACCTTCCGAATCTCGTAAGCCTAGCCAGTTACTCATTCGTTGGCCAAAGTCTGATGTACATTCTAGAGCAGAAAAATGCAGCTTTCAAGTGCAAACTAGCGTATATTCATGATACGAAAActaaaccgaagcaattagacGCAATCGTCAGTACGTGTCCCAACCTGATGGATCTGTATCTGGACTGTCCTGAATCAGGTATCCTACCGAAACTAACTGAAGTCCTCCTGCGACGACTCAAACTGTACAAATTTAGCTGTTCAGAGCTGTTCACCTTGCTGGAAGCGATCGGCAACTCCGTGCGTCACCTAACTGTGATAAAAGGTCGTGGCACACTGGAAATCCATCGACTAGTTCGCTGCTGCCCGAACCTGCTCGATCTGGACTTCTACATGATGGACTCGTTGACCTTCTCGGGAGATCGCGGTTTCCACGATCTGCAAGGTCTCGAAATGCTCAGTAGTCCAATTTCGCAACCGGGCCTGCGAAGTTTGCTTAGCTTGCTGACCACGTTGAAACGGCTAGCGATCGACGCTGTCACCTTCGATGACGATGACTTCTGCTCGCTGGTGATCGAAAAGGACTTCTACCGGCTGGAGGACATCTGGTTCACTACGGCACCGCACATGTCGATGGCCAGCGTCGAG ATGTTGATGGATCGCTGTCCGGAGCTACAGAGCCTTGGTCAGCTGAGTGGCTGGTCACTAACACCGGATGACGTTTCGTTGCTTCGCGGTATACTGAAGAGCTGTAACTCGGCATTGGTACTGTCGCCTAGTACTATTTTTCCGTAG
- the LOC131676753 gene encoding uncharacterized protein LOC131676753 isoform X2 produces the protein MSKKLPVRMLSQLALAEVAGSIVAAIGNMLQTTYNFGVEPDFTLLIVEINSYLENMGATSAIYEDLLRVILSSDSLEASARFCCLQMLLNESVHTLATEIFPFSYYERILHVIAAQGRGLRQLNMKGVWVKEDTLCYMYEIIKHLPHLTKLTIPHIANDNLLKHIGDYSKNLRHLDVSGDTDITEIGLEYLCYGESKNSFTILDIGSLGEENICHTDIALVLMNLPNLVSLASYSFVGQSLMYILEQKNAAFKCKLAYIHDTKTKPKQLDAIVSTCPNLMDLYLDCPESGILPKLTEVLLRRLKLYKFSCSELFTLLEAIGNSVRHLTVIKGRGTLEIHRLVRCCPNLLDLDFYMMDSLTFSGDRGFHDLQGLEMLSSPISQPGLRSLLSLLTTLKRLAIDAVTFDDDDFCSLVIEKDFYRLEDIWFTTAPHMSMASVEMLMDRCPELQSLGQLSGWSLTPDDVSLLRGILKSCNSALMVQSL, from the exons ATGTCGAAAAAGTTACCCGTCCGTATGCTGAGCCAGCTTGCGCTGGCGGAAGTTGCCGGTTCGATTGTGGCCGCCATCGGAAACATGTTACAGACGACGTACAATTTTGGCGTGGAGCCGGATTTTACCCTGCTGATTGTGGAAATCAACTCGTACCTGGAGAACATGGGAGCTACCAGCGCCATCTACGAAGATCTGCTGCGGGTAATTCTGTCGTCGGATTCTTTGGAGGCGTCCGCTCGATTCTGCTGTCTGCAGATGCTGTTAAATGAAAGTGTACACACGCTGGCGACGGaaatatttccattttcctACTATGAGCGGATTCTTCATGTCATCGCCGCCCAGGGTAGAGGACTTCGGCAGCTCAACATGAAGGGTGTCTGGGTGAAGGAAGATACCTTGTGCTATATGTACGAAATAATCAAACATCTACCGCATCTGACCAAGTTGACGATTCCGCACATAGCGAACGACAATCTGCTGAAGCACATCGGAGATTATTCCAAGAACCTTCGACATTTGGATGTTAGCGGAGACACGGATATTACGGAGATTGGGCTGGAGTACCTTTGCTATGGCGAGTCAAAGAATAGCTTTACTATTTTGGATATTGGTTCGTTGGGAGAGGAGAACATTTGTCACACGGATATAGCGTTAGTCCTGATGAACCTTCCGAATCTCGTAAGCCTAGCCAGTTACTCATTCGTTGGCCAAAGTCTGATGTACATTCTAGAGCAGAAAAATGCAGCTTTCAAGTGCAAACTAGCGTATATTCATGATACGAAAActaaaccgaagcaattagacGCAATCGTCAGTACGTGTCCCAACCTGATGGATCTGTATCTGGACTGTCCTGAATCAGGTATCCTACCGAAACTAACTGAAGTCCTCCTGCGACGACTCAAACTGTACAAATTTAGCTGTTCAGAGCTGTTCACCTTGCTGGAAGCGATCGGCAACTCCGTGCGTCACCTAACTGTGATAAAAGGTCGTGGCACACTGGAAATCCATCGACTAGTTCGCTGCTGCCCGAACCTGCTCGATCTGGACTTCTACATGATGGACTCGTTGACCTTCTCGGGAGATCGCGGTTTCCACGATCTGCAAGGTCTCGAAATGCTCAGTAGTCCAATTTCGCAACCGGGCCTGCGAAGTTTGCTTAGCTTGCTGACCACGTTGAAACGGCTAGCGATCGACGCTGTCACCTTCGATGACGATGACTTCTGCTCGCTGGTGATCGAAAAGGACTTCTACCGGCTGGAGGACATCTGGTTCACTACGGCACCGCACATGTCGATGGCCAGCGTCGAG ATGTTGATGGATCGCTGTCCGGAGCTACAGAGCCTTGGTCAGCTGAGTGGCTGGTCACTAACACCGGATGACGTTTCGTTGCTTCGCGGTATACTGAAGAGCTGTAACTCGGCATTG ATGGTACAGTCACTGTGA